One segment of Strix aluco isolate bStrAlu1 chromosome 17, bStrAlu1.hap1, whole genome shotgun sequence DNA contains the following:
- the C17H20orf96 gene encoding LOW QUALITY PROTEIN: uncharacterized protein C20orf96 homolog (The sequence of the model RefSeq protein was modified relative to this genomic sequence to represent the inferred CDS: substituted 1 base at 1 genomic stop codon), whose protein sequence is MDAQGPIPSVAEESKRTDYSKWQKTKAEEGKSPARRLTLPALTEEDKKKKGENKKPVKKTPLPSETSSSQETYRSFTQRKLALRKAELAKTLEEIKVATNLTNLKKNAIEELKQRSARLAESGCRLVKDIQRTDGSTAKQARSLLQQYEVLQRVQVMEQSFCQNQLDTARAELQEMEKTMEKNLGKLQQQLVEVTSKVEVLQDVLGVLQTYIDEQHPEPTAQILLLQGSIQNLKEQQQEEIEKTEEVGKAIMEALEKKAWAEQEALLQKVMETLLHQDGLKQMVINNHVLXCEILRQGEMSELGKKQRSAAEPAALSLCPSSGFCLSAIMKDLEGEIGELKISIQTLCQSARDLRALIFADVLLHRLKCSPDTKVILSLPAKGTPLS, encoded by the exons ATGGATGCGCAGGGCCCGATCCCGAGTGTTGCTGAAGAGTCCAAGAGAACA GATTACAGCAAATGGCAGAAGACAAAAGCAGAGGAGGGGAAATCTCCAGCCCGCAGGTTGACTTTGCCAGCACTCACTGAGGAGgacaagaagaagaaaggggagaaCAAGAAGCCAG TTAAAAAAACACCCTTGCCTTCGGAGACATCATCATCCCAAGAGACATACAGAAGTTTTACTCAGAGGAAATTAGCACTCAGGAAGGCTGAATTAGCTAAAACCTTGGAAGAGATCAAAGTTGCCACA AATCTGACCAATCTGAAGAAAAATGCCATCGAGGAGCTGAAGCAGCGCAGCGCCCGCCTGGCAGAGAGCGGCTGCCGGCTGGTGAAGGACATCCAGCGCACTGATGGCAGCACTGCCAAGCAAGCCAGGAGCCTGCTGCAGCAGTATGAAGTACTTCAG AGGGTGCAGGTGATGGAGCAGAGCTTCTGTCAGAACCAGCTGGATACAGCAAGGGCAGAGCTccaggaaatggaaaaaacaatggaaaagaatCTGGGAA agctccagcagcagctggttgAAGTCACATCGAAGGTGGAAGTTCTCCAGGATGTGCTCGGTGTCCTGCAGACCTACATCGACGAGCAGCATCCAGAACCAACTGCCCAGATACTCCTCCTGCAGGGCAGCATCCAGAACCTGAAGGAGCAACAGCAG GAGGAGATAGAGAAGACAGAAGAAGTGGGGAAGGCCATCATGGAAGCACTGGAAAAGAAGGCATGGGCGGAACAAGAGGCACTATTACAGAAAGTCATGGAG ACGTTGCTGCACCAGGATGGCCTGAAGCAGATGGTGATAAACAATCACGTTCTGTGATGTGAAATACTGAGGCAAGGGGAGATGAGTGAGCTGGGGAAGAAGCAGCGCAGTGCGGCAGAGCCAGCCGCCCTCAGCCTTTGCCCTTCGTCAGGATTTTGTCT CTCTGCT ATTATGAAGGACCTGGAGGGGGAGATTGGGGAGCTGAAGATAAGCATCCAGACTCTCTGCCAGAGTGCAAGAGACCTGAGAGCGCTGATCTTTGCTGACGTTCTTCTCCACAGACTGAA GTGCTCGCCAGATACCAAGGTGATCCTCAGCCTCCCTGCCAAGGGGACGCCGCTCAGCTGA